The genomic interval GCCTTCGCGGCGCGGTCGCCGTAGGCCGACACGCAGACGGGCGGGTTCTCCTCGGGCAGGGTGAACAGCCGCGCGTCCTGAACGTCGTAATGCTCGCCGTGGTGGCTGACTCGCTCGCCCGACCACAGTTTGCGGATGACCGCCACGGCCTCCTCCAGCATCTCCAGCCGGATTTCGTGTTCGGGCCAGTGGTCGCCCTGAACGTGTTCGTTCAGGTTCTCGCCCGTACCGACCCCGAAGTAGAACCGCTGGCCCGACTCCTCGAACAGCTTCGCGACGGTCCCGGCCGCCTGCGCGACGATGGACGGGTGAATCCGCATCGTGGGACAGGTGACGCCGACGCCCACGTCGAGGTCGTCGGTCTCGCGCGCGACGCCGCCGAGCGTCGTCCAGACGAACGGCGAGTGGCCCTGCGCGCGTATCCACGGGTGGAAGTGGTCCGAAATCGAGACGAAGTCGAAGCCCAGTTCCTCCGCGCGGACCGCGTGCTCGACGAGGTCGTTCGGCGGATGCTCCTCGCTGGAGAGTGTGTAGCCCAGTTCGACCATGGACATGGCACGGCGGATTCGCCCAAGAACGCTACGGCCGTCGGCGAACGTGTGCGAATCCGCGAGCGAACGCTCGCGGATTCGCCAGCGTCACCGGTCGGTCGACCCGAGGGTCACCGGTCGACCGACCCGAGGGTCACCGGTCCACCGACCCGAGGACGATGTCGAGGCTCCCGAGCGCCGCGACGAGGTCGGGCACGTACTCGCCCTCGGCCATCGCTTCGAGGGCGTGGAGGTTGTTGAAGCAGGGGCTTCGAATCTTGAACCGGGCTGGCTGGGAGGTGCCGTCCGACCGGATGTAGATTCCCATCTCGCCCTTCGCGGCTTCGACCGCCCGGTACACCTCGGTGTCGGCCTCGGGCTTGAGGGTCCGGGGGACGTTGGCCTGAATCGTCCGCTCGTCGTCGGGCCACTCTTCGAGCAGGTCGACGCACTGCTGGATTATCTTCGCCGACTCCTCGACCTCCTGCATCCGGACCAGCACCCGGGCGTAGTTGTCGCCGTAGGGTTCGGTGACCACGTCCCAGTCGAGTTCGTCGTAGTAGCCGTAGGGGTCGTCCCTGCGCAGGTCGTAGTCGACGCCCGACCCGCGGGCGACCGGCCCGGTACAGCCGTAGTCCTTGGCGGTCTCGGCGGTGATGACTCCGGTGTCGACGGTCCGCTTCTGGAATATCTCGTTGCCGGTCATCAGGTCGTGGTACTCCTCGACGTGTTCGGGCAGTTCGTCGAGGAAGTCCCGGACCTTCTCGAAGAACTCCTCGCGGGGTTCGGGAACGTCCCAGACGACCCCGCCGAGCCGGAAGTAGTTGAACATCATCCGCTGGCCCGTGAGGTCTTCGAGGATGTTCTGGACGATCTCGCGATCTCGGACCGAGTACATGAAGATGGCGGTGAAGTCGCCGTACACGTCGAGCGCGAACGTCCCCAGCGCGAGCATGTGGCCCATGATGCGACCGAACTCGACCGCCATCGTCCGGAGGACCTGCGCGTACTCGGGCACCTCGATGTCGGCGAGCGCCTCCGCGGTCCGGGCGTACGCCCACTCGTTGGGCATGTTCGCGGTGTAGTCCCACCGGTCGGGGTACGGCATGATTTCGTACCGGTAGTTCTTGTCTTGGCACATCTGCTCCTCACACCGGTGGAGGTAGCCGACGTCGGGTTCGACGTGGGCGACCTGCTCGCCGTCGAGGACGGTCTTGAGGTGGAGCACGCCGTGGGTCGCTGGGTGGTGAGGGCCGATGTTGAGGAACATCGTGTCCGACCCCGGGTCGGAGTCGGCTTCCGACTCCGACTCGGACCCGGACCCGGACCCGGTCTCGCGCTGGGTGTCGGCGAGCGGATTGACGTGCTCTTTCAGCGTGACGACTTGGGGCTTGTCCTGGTGGTAGTCGAGGGCGAGCGGGTGGCCCTGCCACGTCTCGGGCAGGAGGATGCGCCGCAGGTCCGGGTGGCCGTCGTACTCGATGCCCACGAGGTCGTAGGCCTCTCGCTCGTGCCACTCGGCGGTCTTGTACACCGACGCCGCCGACTCGCTCACTGGGTTCTCGCGGTCGGTCGGCACGATGACGTTGACTTCCCGAGTCCGGTCGTCGTACGTGGTCAGGTGGTAGATGCTCTCGTAGCGGTCCTCGTACTCCTGAGCGGTCAGACACGAGAGGTGGTCGAACCCGGCCTCGTCCTTGAGGGTCCGGAGCACTTGCTCCACGTCGGACGGTCGTATCACGAACCCCTCGGCGTCGAGGTGGCTCTCGCGGCGAATCACGCGGTCGCCGAGCAGGGCGTCGAGCGCGTCGTAATCGACGGACTGGACCCGCTGTGGCTCCCCCTCTCTGGATTCGGTTTCGGGTGCGTCACTCATTGTAGATCACGCGGGGACGCGAGCGTAACCGAACCTCCGGCGGTATCCCGGACGGTCTCCGGCGGTGTCGCGCGCTTCCCATCCCCCAACCAAGGTATCCGCCGGGCATCAATAGGACTACCGTCTCTCGTCGCCGGGCCGCGCCGCGAAAAAAGCGCTGATTCGACTCCTACTGCTCAGTACCGCGGGCTCCGGCGTCTCTCCTCGCGTCCTCGGCCCTGCGAGCGCTCCTCGCCGTGTTTCTCGCCGCCCTGCTGGCTCTCGCCGCGCATCGCGGTCTGCTGGACCGGGCTGAACCCGCTCTCGGAGCTCCCGCCGTACTGATTCTGCTCGCCGCCCTGCTCGCGGCGGCCCTGCTGGCCCTGCTGGTGGCCTTGCTGACTCTGGCGGCCTTGCTGGTGACCCTGTTGGTGGCCCTGCTGACCCATCTGCTCGTGCTGGCCTCGGCCGCCCATCTGCTGGCCCTGCTGGCGGCCTCGCTCGTGTTGGCCACTCTGCTGGCCCTGTTGGTGGCCACCCATCTGCTGGCCGTACTGCTCCTGCTGGTGGCCGCCCTGTCGGCCCCGCTGTTCGTGGCCGCTGAACTGGCCGCCGCCGGGTTGGCCCTGCTGACTCTGGTGACCGTGCTGGCCCTGCTGACTCTGGTGACCTTGCTGGCCGCCCTGTTCGTGCTGGCCACCTCGCTGCTGGCGACTCCGCCCGCCGTATCGACTCTCTCGACGGGGTTGCTGGCCGCCCTGTTGGCTCATCTGGCCGCCCTGCTCCTGCTGGTGGCCGCCCATCTGTTGGTGGCCCTGCTCGCGCTGACCCTGCTGGCTCTGGTGACGGCCCTCCTCCTGCCAGCCCCGGCCGCCCCGCTGGCCGTGCTGTCCGGACTGCTGGCCGTGCTGTCCGGACTGCTGGCCGTGCTGTCCGGACTGCTGGTGCCGTCCGGACTGCTGGTGCCGTCCGGACTGCTGGCCGTGCTGTCCGGACCCCTGATGTCGTCCTTCCTGCTGGCGCTGTCCGGACTGTCCCTGCCGCCCTCGCTCTCGTCCGCCCGACGAGTATCGGCCCTGCTCTCTCGGTTCGTCGCGGTCGCTCCACTGCTCTTGGTCTTGATTTTGTCGTGTCATCGGCGTCTCCCCCGTGGGAAAAATCGCCGCGACTTTCCTTATGTGTACTGGGCGGATGCTGACAAAAGAACCACCCGAAAGCGGGCTGACCCGTTCGCTACCCGAGGTGAGCACGCTTAAGGCGCGGCGCGCACACCTCCCGCACATGGAACCACGGGACCTGTCCTCGCACACCGTGTATCAGGCCGGTCGGGGCGTCGAGGAGGTGGCCCGCGACCTCGGGCTCGACCCCGACGACCTCGTGAAGCTCGCCTCGAACGAGAACCCCTTCGGGCCGAGCCCGAACGCGGTCGAGGCGATTCGGGAGGCGGCCGGGAGCGCTCACTCGTACCCGAAGGCCTCCCACGCCGACCTGACCGAGAAGCTGGCCGACCGCTGGTCGGTCGCCCCCGAGCAGGTCTGGCTCGGCAACGGCGGCGACGGCGTCCTCGACTACCTCGCTCGCGCCACGCTCGACCCCGGCGACGCGGTCCTCGTGCCGACGCCCGGCTTCGCCTACTACGGGATGAGCGCGCGCTTCCACCACGGCGAGGTCGCCGAGTACGACCTCTCGAAGGCCGACGATTTCGCGCTGACGGCCGAGACCGTCCTCTCGGACTACTCCGGCGAGCGAATCGTCCACCTCACCAGCCCGCACAACC from Halorussus salilacus carries:
- a CDS encoding NADH-quinone oxidoreductase subunit D; the encoded protein is MSDAPETESREGEPQRVQSVDYDALDALLGDRVIRRESHLDAEGFVIRPSDVEQVLRTLKDEAGFDHLSCLTAQEYEDRYESIYHLTTYDDRTREVNVIVPTDRENPVSESAASVYKTAEWHEREAYDLVGIEYDGHPDLRRILLPETWQGHPLALDYHQDKPQVVTLKEHVNPLADTQRETGSGSGSESESEADSDPGSDTMFLNIGPHHPATHGVLHLKTVLDGEQVAHVEPDVGYLHRCEEQMCQDKNYRYEIMPYPDRWDYTANMPNEWAYARTAEALADIEVPEYAQVLRTMAVEFGRIMGHMLALGTFALDVYGDFTAIFMYSVRDREIVQNILEDLTGQRMMFNYFRLGGVVWDVPEPREEFFEKVRDFLDELPEHVEEYHDLMTGNEIFQKRTVDTGVITAETAKDYGCTGPVARGSGVDYDLRRDDPYGYYDELDWDVVTEPYGDNYARVLVRMQEVEESAKIIQQCVDLLEEWPDDERTIQANVPRTLKPEADTEVYRAVEAAKGEMGIYIRSDGTSQPARFKIRSPCFNNLHALEAMAEGEYVPDLVAALGSLDIVLGSVDR
- a CDS encoding TIGR03557 family F420-dependent LLM class oxidoreductase codes for the protein MVELGYTLSSEEHPPNDLVEHAVRAEELGFDFVSISDHFHPWIRAQGHSPFVWTTLGGVARETDDLDVGVGVTCPTMRIHPSIVAQAAGTVAKLFEESGQRFYFGVGTGENLNEHVQGDHWPEHEIRLEMLEEAVAVIRKLWSGERVSHHGEHYDVQDARLFTLPEENPPVCVSAYGDRAAKAAARIGEGFWSVGPQDVVETFEEEGGEGPKFSQLTVCYADDEDEAVETAHENWPNSVLPGELAAVLPTPTHFEQATEMVSQEDVREADSIVTDPDPETHVENIEEFVDAGYDHVYVHQIGPNQEDFFEFYDENVLPEFE